ggggagggggggtctaGGGCATGAGCGTGACCTGCACCCTGCCACCCCGTTAGCTGCTCACGCCactccctgagctgggggggagggggggggaggagcacagACAGACGgccttgctgcctgccccgctgccgggacagggaaggagggggcccttgatgctgtgccctgccccaggggatgCGGGGAACCCCACTCTGATGGCCCCTTAGGGTCCCTTACGGTTTGGTCCAGGGGAGGGGGGTCTTGGTCCGGGGATAGAGcagagctgtgagcagggggtgccatgtgatTTGGGGGGGTATGATCCcaggcctgcccccacccccacccagacaCAGAAGCTTAAAGCTGCCTTGACGGATCCACCTCCGTGTCGAACCACAGCACAGGGCACCAAGCACAGGACACGCGCACAGAAAGGCCACTGccacgcccccccgccccccctatatactttatatatctatatatttaatcacacgcgcacgcgcacacacaagAGATCCGTGCATATCCCCGGGGGACCAGAACCCCACACCCAAACCACACCCACAGCAACCGGTGCCGGAAAGAAAGCAAAACccaacgagagagagagagagagagaaaagagagagaagggggagcgGGAAGACCTGCACGGCCCCCCGAGCCGAGGGCCCAGccagccggggcagggcgggCGGGGGCGTGCCGAGGCAGGCTCACTTTTTGTTCTTCAGCTGGTTGGCCAGCCAGTCCAAGCCCTCGTACAGGCCGTCGCCGCTCGTGGCGCACGTGGCCTGGATGTACCAGTTGCGGTGGCGCAGGGAATGCAGACCCAGCTTGTCCGTGATCTCTGCCGCATTCATGGCATTGGGCAGgtcctggggggagagggagggtgggggtcagCCCTGGACACATCCGGCCGgccggaggggtggggaggggagagccccCAGACGCACCTGCTTGTTGGCAAAGACAAGGAGCACAGCGTCCCGCAACTCATCCTCCGCCAGCATCCGCATGAGCTCCTCGCGCGCCTCGTTCACCCGCTCCCGGTCGTTGCTGTCCACCACGAAGATCAGGCCTGGGGGGTGTGcggcactgagctggggggggacccacacttcccgcagcctggatggggcagggagagaccCCCAGGGCGCCctgaggagagaggggaaggccCACACCTACCCTGGGTGTTTTGGAAGTAGTGTCGCCAGAGAGGCCGGATCTTGTCCTGCCCACCCACGTCCCACACGGTGAAGCTGATGTTCTTGTACTCGACCGTCTCCACGTTGAACCCTGCAGCGTGGTGGAGAGGGGGGTCAGTGCCAGCATGGGACGCGCCGCGGTGGCTGTCCCAGGCCAGAGACCTGGCAAATTCATCTCACCTGGGGGCCACCAgcccctctgggtcctgccagatggcccccagcccccctccccagccggGTCCCCCCTGGCCCATACCGATGGTGGGGATGGTGGTGACGATCTCGCCTAGCTTCAGCTTGTAGAGGATGGTGGTCTTGCCGGCAGCATCCAGCCCCACCATCAGGATGCGCATCTCCTTCTTGCCGATCAGGCTCTTCAGAAGGTTGCCGAAGATGTTGCCCATGGTGCTGTTGGCGCGGCACGGACACCCCTCTTGGCTCGCCCGTCCGGCTGACCCCTGCGGCAGGAGCGCGCAGGCTGGGACAGGGCCCTGGGAGCAAggaggctcccagctgccccagctcagctcagccgtGGCCAGGGGCCAAGGGGAGACCCCGGCAAAGCCCGTAGGCCAGCTCTGTGCGCCCGCAAGGGGCCGTTCTGGCTGCGTCACAAAGAGGagaggcagtgccaggctctgcccGGCGCCACACGGCGCCCAGATGGCAGCCCCGGCTCCCCTcgggtcccctcccccccgcacatcccgggagccaggcaggagcggGGTGGAGGCCAGCCCCTGCTGCCGTCTGTAGGGCAgacggggaaactgaggcgcGGCGCGCGCAGGGGTAGGGGGCACCGGGGCTGCCTGCTTGATCCCACGGCCCCCAAACAGGCCCAGCTGTGGCTCCGCCGGGCCCCGCGCCACCCTGACCCAGAGCACCCCCGGGCGCTCAGTGCCCAACCCCAGCCTGGACCGGGACGCGGGCAAGGCTGCCCTactgcacccccccgccccccaacctgGCACAGGGCGACCTGGTGGGCCCTCccgggggggggc
This sequence is a window from Alligator mississippiensis isolate rAllMis1 chromosome 15, rAllMis1, whole genome shotgun sequence. Protein-coding genes within it:
- the ARF3 gene encoding ADP-ribosylation factor 3 → MGNIFGNLLKSLIGKKEMRILMVGLDAAGKTTILYKLKLGEIVTTIPTIGFNVETVEYKNISFTVWDVGGQDKIRPLWRHYFQNTQGLIFVVDSNDRERVNEAREELMRMLAEDELRDAVLLVFANKQDLPNAMNAAEITDKLGLHSLRHRNWYIQATCATSGDGLYEGLDWLANQLKNKK